AGCAACCCGTGTTTTCTGCCAGCTTCCTCCCCCCTCACATATCCCTGATTTTACCTCCTGCCCCATACCTGCCAGCCTGTTTGCAATCCCCTCCTGTCGCACCCAGGTGAGCAGGGTCAGGCAGCAGGGTGACCCGCTGCTGTATGCAGCCAATGGGGAACGTAGGTAAGAACAACACCACAAGACGTGGAGCAAGCACTTTCCTAAGCTCCACTTGGCCCACTTCTGTCCTGCTGGGGAAACCTGGCAAGCTGAGCTGATTAATGAAATGCCAGTGGAAGAAGGCATTACCACCCATCAGGAAATCTTTTTCACCAGGAGGCCAGCACAGCACTGGATCAGATGATGGGATCTCCATCCTTGGTGGTTCTCAGGGCTCAACTACATGAAGCCACAGCGATGTCACCTAGTGCTGGGACAGTCGTGCTTACAGTGGGGGGCTGGGGTACACACCTCCAGTGCCTCTTCCCACCAACACCCCTGCTGTCTCCTGGAAGGGACAGGGCAGTGCAgagcctcttttttttcctagcttcCCTTGATCAGGATCTTTGGATGAAGGATTCCTCCTGACACAGAAGATGGCTGGGACAAAGGGCCAACCTCTTCTAGTTACTCCTGAGGAAGCCCAGAGCCTGGAGCTAATCCTGCTACCCAAGGGACCACAATGCTCCTTCCTTGACCTCGACCTCACCCTGGCACAacagctcctcctcctcatcttcccTCCTTGGTTCGCCAAAAACCCTGGCACTTCTCCAGACCCTCCAACAGCTCCTGCCCTAGTTTATTAGCTCAGATTCAGCAGTGGCACTGCTGGACCCCACCTGCTGACATGCAGAGCTGCTAACTGCAGCTCTTAAAATTGTACCTGTAGCCAGTGTAAAAATAGACACTTCTTCATAAACATGCTCATCTTTATCTTACTTCCACAGATTTCAAGGCCGAGAAAGAAGAGTGCATTTTCTGACCCTGTGCAAAACACACGCTGTAGATTTCTGTAGCCCAAGTCAGGTACTCATGTGGGACGGTATCTCTAGTTGCTGACAGCACAGTAAAAAGATATTGAGCCTCTACCATTATCCTTCATAGGCAAATCAAGGTAGGTTCCCCAGGTGGCCAACCACCTATTAAAATCACATGCTTCACCTTGCTTCTCATTTGAATTTGCCTAGCTTTAACATCCATTGCCAGTTTGAGATGCTCCCCCTCTCCCAGATCACAGAACCTCTTACTAGCTAATGCATCCTCCTTGCAAAGGTGCTTCATAGGTGAAACCCGTTCAAATTAGCTCCACAGCTTTCCTCAAGGCTCATTTTTTTAAGGCATAGCTCACATTAGTGTGTGTATACCCCAtctccctgccctccttccctctgaGTACTCCAGTGCTACCTGTCCCCTTGCACCACACCACTGGAACCTTTCAGTGGAAACTCTCCAAGTCTTCCAACTTCCAGGATGCTTCACTAAAACTGTCCTGTAAAATTGCTTCTATCCACAACCAGAGGCAGGTGCTGCAGTGAACACCCAACTTTTGGGCACCCTGCTGCCTAGCAAAGCTGGCAGCCCAGAGTTAGCTGCCTAGATTTGGGTGCGAATGGGGAGAAActgccacagagcagcagctgccaacaGAAGCAGTGTGATCACCACACTGCCAACACACAGAAATGTCCCCATCTAAGAGCAAAGGAGGGAATggatattcctttaaaaaactcCACGCACCAGTCCAGGAGGGGGTTTTGTAGCCAGGCCTTGCACATGAAGGCAGTTCTAACTACTACGTCCAAGAGCCAGGGACCTAACTGACCTTACTCTTCTCAGCAATTCCCCGTTGACTACATCAGGCAGGTAGGACTTGCAGAGATCCTCTTCAGGGGATCTCCACATCCTCCCTAGCGTTAGATGGACAGCTTGGGGGGGCAAAACCTACTGATGCGAGCTTGGTCATTTGTGGATTCAGCCCCTACAAAAGTGCAGTAGCGCAGCACCCTACCTCTCCCTCCACGCCTGCAGGGGTGAGCTCGCAGCACTCCAGAgcctggcaggcaggagctgccagctgTCTGACTTAATTGTACCTTGATAAGGCTTCTCTGATAGACTCATTCCTCTCTGTTTGGGGAGAAGGGTTTGAAGAATCCCCACCGAATTCAAGATCTTACAACATGCATGATATTTCTCCCACTGCGCTGGCAGTCATTAACACAGAAATTCATCTCTCCCATGCACCAGGTTTGTTTTGCATGCTTCTGGCCTTGTTTAGTCTAAATAACTTTACAGCACATGGCAACTCTATTACAGAGCTGCttatccattttttttccctccgaGTCATTAAATGCCACTCCAGCAACATTTGTGCACAGCACAGTGGAACAGATATCACAACATATTACACTGACTTTTCTCaacctgtttttaatttatgatGGTGTGTTTACTCCTCAGATCTGCTTTCAACCCTTGCTTTGCCTCagttgctgctttgctgtgtcTCAGGTCTCACAAGCCACGTTATCAGCAGCTTTCAAATATTCAAACACATTAAATGTAGGTACTAAAAGATGATCCAGTAGTCTCGTTTTCCCAAAAACTCAGCTTTCAGGTAACAAAAGATTCACAGACTAAGAAGGCAGCTGCAAACAGAAGTCTAGCGTGACCAGCAGCCTCATACCAGAATGCAGAGGGAAGCCACCAACCTTCGTTCCCAGCTGCTACATCCCCAGTACCGCCTCCGAAGATCAGTGGCAACATTTCAATGTCACGCTCAGCGTTATCTCTCTGAGCAGTGATAACTGCAAtggctgaaataaaaagcagaaggggGGAGAACCACCAAAGAGAGCCAAAAGTTTCCTCTGTCTCTCCCCAGCTGTAACAAAAGGcttgcatgcaagcaaagcgAGTGGAACAATGCTCAGTAAGAGAAAGTTTTATTGACGTGGTTAAAGCAGCATCTATTCCCACCTTTCAGAGTGGACTGACATAATTTGGAGATCCATGAGAAACCGGACAGTTACACTGGGATCCCAACCAAGAACTTTCTATCCCTGCCACTGGGATTATCAAGATAAACTGGTTATCAAGCTGAGACTATATGCTAGCATAGGAACCTCAATAGGTAGCAGCAAAGTGGGACATGTTAGCATTGCTCCCAAAAGGACAGGCTCACAGCTTGCCAGAGGCAAAAGCCCTTCTAGATACAACTCACCCTACAGCTGGAAGATTTCTGTATGCTCCAGTTTTGAGTTGTATGCTAAAATCCTGTATTTCATCACTCCTGGGGAAATCTACTATAATGGAGAAGAAATAAGGCTgaaggagcagaggcagggctCAGCCTACCTGAAAGCTGCTGTTGCCCCAAGCAACACAAACCTTGTGCAGCAAGGACCCAGCTGAGGGAAATGAGAAGGTAGGCAGAGCTCAGGACTCACCTTGGGAGCACTAACGGGCAGACGCAGCAGTGGGACCCCCTCCCAGAGATGCAAGAGCTGCTAAGATGGGTCAGAGCAATGGTCTATCCAAGCCCAGGAAACAGTTTCCAGCACAGGATGAGGACAGAGGGGTTTGTGACCAGGGCAAGTGAGCCGCAATCCCTCCTCACGACGCTCTCCCAGCCTCTAGCAGTTCACAGCTTGTGGATTTTCTGAGCCAGTTGTGTATACCAGCCcttacaaaaaacatttttgcccCTTGTGCATACACTTGTGTAAGCTTCTAGCATCCACCGTACCCTGCAGAAAGGAGTTGCACAGTCACCTATACCTTTGGTGCATTTGATGGgtctgagggttttttgtttattggaAAAGAGCAAGCAGTTGTTCCCCGTTCATCTTCTCCATGCCACTAACAATTTTCCACACTGTTATATTACTTCTTTCCCCATGGTCTCTTTTCCAAGCTTAAAAAGGCCTAGACTCCAGCTGTTCCTCTTACAGAAACCATTCCACAACTCGGGATATAGCTGTCCTCCCTGAACATTGAACATTTCCCAGTTTTACAATCCTTACTCAGATGGCGGGCACTAGAAATGCAGTATTAAAGTGCAGGTACAGGGAGGTGATTTTATACAGGGAGGCaataattttctccattttactATCTAATAATTCCTTTCCTGATAGCACatagtatttatttaatttttctgaaagaccTGGGAAACTTCCCTCGGGTCCCGTATGTCAGGCGATCCAGGTTACTTCACCACGCAAGCCTGGAGTGAGACGGTTGCATTCAGAGGCACTTCCCTGCCCTGATTCACTGggaagcacagagaaaaagtaattttcaactATAAGGATATTTGGTTAATGGCTATTCAACACAAAAAGACAAAGTcaaacccccccaaaacagAGTGGCAATAAATCAAACACACAGATACATAAGCCctaaaaagcagaagataacATGGGGTGTAACAAAGACCAGGGCTCTTGAGACAGCGACAGACTGAACCCTTACAGGAACCACTCAAATGCAACCTTGAAGAGCTTCAGCCAGAAACTTCGCAACTgataagaaagcaaaattattgtGGGCTTCATGGGAAAGAGCAAATTTATTATTAGATGTTTGAGGGGAACTGTGGGACCGTGTAAAGTTTATCATGTGATGTTTTTAAGGAAGATTATGGGAGCAAAACTCATTATGAGATGTTCAGGGCAAGGAttgaaggaggggaaagggaagcatCAAGCTAGATGAGGGAGATGCAAGCATGGGAAATGGAGAGGATAAATAGAAGGGGCGAGTCGCACAGAAACTGGCTGCTGGTCAGCGAGCTTGTCTGGCTGAGCCCTGCGCCCGATTACCACCATCTGTCCTGGCCTTGTATTAAACTAATCCTAGCTGTTTCCTCTGCATGCTTGCATATTTGTGATCTGCTAGCAAACTGCAAGCTGGACTAGCCCTTAAGTAGGATAAGAGGTCTGAGAGCCAGATACCAGGCACGCCACAAGTCTGAGGACCAGCTACCAGCGATCCATGGAAGTGCGTGCACACAATCCACTCGGATGCTCTAGGTTTGATGGGCCAGGGAGTAAGAACAAGATTAGGCCTTTTTTGCCATTCATGTTTTGCGAGTGCTGTTTGTCTTTTCCAGGGCACCCGCCCACCACAGcacttttgtttggtttctgctAACCGGTCTGTGTCTGGTTGCATCTACAGTGGGGATATGTATCTCTGAGGGAATTTCTGGAGTTCACACTCAGCCTTGCCACTTCCTGAACCTGGTAATGTGAGAAAGCAGCAGCCTCACACATGTAGCAGACCAGGACAGAAAGGATTCCCTAGATCCTACAGTCCACTGCATTTAGCTGTCCTTAACACCAACACTGGAATAGCACGTCAAGGTCTTCCATGAACCCCAAGCTTGGCGAGGGAAACAAATCAAGGCAAAGCCTCACGTGAGCTGAGCTAGCAAAATAATTACAGACACAAGAGTTATGCCTCAGGCCTGATGCACACCCAACTCCACGCACACCGTGGTGGAACAGAAGCTGGAGAGCACACATGGTAGAAAGCTTATTAATGAATTGTCTCTAGAAAAAGATCTATTCCCTGGAGAGCAGAACCAAAGAAGATGATACCGACTCACACTGACAAGGGAAAGGGACCTGGGCTGACATGTCAATAGAAACAGCCCAGATCACTGCTGGTTACGTCTCAAGGAGAAGCAACTGCATCTAAGTGaacaaaaaggcaaagagaaTGTGATTGCACAGTTCCAGGACCAGCAGCAATCCCTGCTGCAGTCTGGAAGGCCAAGAACCAAAAGACTGATGGAGACCAGCCCAAGGGTGAAACAGGGACAAATCACAATGAACTGGACCAGCACACAGTGACGACAGGAACTGCTGGCCTAGgacctccagccctgccctgacAAAGCACTCTGCTGACAGGCACCGCATGATACAACCTTCATCCAGGCAGCTAGGATTTCAGCTCCCACTACTTCCTCACAAACATCCATGTTGCAGAGCTTAAGAACAGACACCAGAAGTGCCAAAGCATCAGATGGGAGCGGAAGGGGCTGCAACTCCTGTTGCAGAGGAGTAAGGGGACACGACAGAATTCTGTATTCTCAGATCAAGGGAAAAGGACGAGACTTGAGCAAGAGTATAAAACTTTTAATGGGTTACTGCATCAGTCCTTGATGCAGAAGGAAAGGAGCAAATGGGGCTACAGCTGTCCCAGGCTCTCAGTGCTGCAAAGATTATCTGCACAGGGCAGGAAAGACAAGGTGGTACacatgcagctgcagcagcccccgGCCTTTGCTCTCCAGGGAGGGGACCAATATCTGGAAAAGCAGTTCCTCTCACTGTCTGTTTGGTTTCACTCTATGCTTCTTTTTGGTAGGGACTTGAGGACGCATTGTTTTGGGAGAAGGCCGGCCAGCCTTCAGTGGTCTCCTCTGTGCCTGCAATGAATGTCTCTTCTTCAAAGCAGGCTGTGGCAGCTTCTGGTTTTTGTCAACTTTTGATCCCTcgagtttcttcttttttggctgaGGCTCCATGACGGTATCAGGGACAGCGgatggagctgctgcttctaCAGCAGGTTCTTCATCTGAAACGAGAGAAAGGTGCTGTAAGAAGAATTCACATGGCTTCTGCAGGGGAAGCAGCCTGTGAAAGCAGGCCCAGGTAGCTCAGATGAGCTCCAGCACTAGGTTACCTTTTTGTGCCTGGGGGATAGCATTAGAGAATTTCTTGAACTTAGCAATGAAGAACCCGTCCATATTGTGTGTGTGGGGATAGAAACGCCTCGTAGACTTGAGGGAGGGGTGGAAGCGACGGTCCTTGAACCTGGAGGAGGAAGTGGGGTGAGAAGTGATAGAATACCTCTACTCAAACCTGGCCACCAAGGAACAGTCACCTGTGCAGCTTGTGACCTGGCACGCACCTGGTGAAGCCTTCCTTGCCAAAGTCCAGGCCTGTGGCCACCAAACGAACATTGCGTTTCTTCAGGGCATAATCTACAACCCACTCATTCTCCTCCACCTGCCAGAGACTAAGCATTAGAATCCAAAGCTCACCAGTCCCCTGAGCAGAAGAGGACCACAGCAGACCATGGGACTTACCATGATGGAGCAAGTGCAGTAGACAATGTAGCCCCCTGTCTCTGAGGCAGCATTGACTGAATCTATAGCGCTAAGAATCAGTTCCTTCTGCAGGTGAGCACAGCGCAGGATGTCTTTCTCATCCTGAAAGAGAAAGATAGGTTAGGATGTCAGAGGCACAGGGAAGCACCCCAGGCCTCTGTTGTGTATGGAGGAATGACAGGAGAGCAAAGCACATATGATATAGAAGATTCTGAAGTCTTCTGCAGAACTGACCTCAAAAAAACTAGCTCTAGTACAACATGCAGAATAGGAaagagaagggggggggaaagaaaatcaGTGTCCTGATTGCAGGCATCTCTCAAGAACAAAGCTGCCCCAAAGTCCTTCCTCTCTGCAACTCATACTTGAGTCCCCATCTTGAAGTGTCCCTACCGGTCACTCACCTTGTTGGTTTTGACAGCAGGATCCTTGGAAATGACGCCTGTTCCACTACAAGGAGCGTCAAGCAAGACACGGTCAAACCCTCCAAGTACCTACAGGCAGATATACATTTGGAATGACGCTCGTAGGTGGGGACTCAGAACAAGACCAAGACTAGAAGGGGAACCAGAAGACTGGGAAGGCAGGGAAgatccctctctcctccctgtcCACCCTCCTGCCTCCATATCAAATAACAAACACACtccacagcagctctgtgcatcCTTCTGTGACAAGTGGCCTTGTGGAACACAGCTTTACTAAAGGAACAGCACAGCAGCTCTAGGTAAGCATGGTAAGAACACCCCAAAGCCAGCAGGAACATACCTTGGGGAACTGGCGTCCATCACAGTTACTCACTACAGCATTGGTGACCCCCAGCCGATGCAAGTTCCCTACCACACTACGTAGCCGCTCTGCATTGCTGTCATTGGCCAAGATCACACCTGTGTTCTTCATAAGCTGAGCTGCCAGAGGGCAAAACACATCAGCAAGGGGCTCAAAACCTCCTGTGCTTTTGCCCATAAAGGCAGCAACCCCACTCCTTTCCCCGAGTTCAGTTCCCCCCTCCGTTCCCCTTTTCTGTATAGACCAGTAGAAGCTCATCGCTTCACAGAGCGTCCCTCCCAAGCCTTCTCCCCAAGGCTCCAGGCTGGTACCTATGTAGGTGGTCTTGCCTCCTGGGGCACAGCACATATCCAGAATACGTTCATTTTCCTGCGGAGCCAGAGCCATGACAGGGAGGAGACTAGAGGCTCCTTGAAGCATATAGTGCCCAGCCAGGTACTCAGGTGTGGCACCTGGGCAgggaagacaaaacagaagATGACACATGAAAGAAAGGGAGCCAAGAGCAGGTCAGCCCAGCTCTAGGACAGGAAGGGTGATCTCACCAATAGGCACAGAGGAGTCATAAATAACAAGTCCCGTTTTTGACCACTTCCCCAAGGGGTCGAGATTCACGCCACGGTTGATTAGAGCCTGCAAGACAAGGAGATGGGACTGAGACACTGCCCCATGTGACAGGCAGCGCAGGAGACAACCATCGTTTCATCCTGACCTGCGCCAGGTCTCGTCGCCTCGTCTTGAGTGTGTTGGTGCGG
The Phalacrocorax aristotelis chromosome 1, bGulAri2.1, whole genome shotgun sequence DNA segment above includes these coding regions:
- the NOP2 gene encoding 28S rRNA (cytosine(4447)-C(5))-methyltransferase isoform X1, giving the protein MGRKLDPTRKEKRGPGRKARKQRGAEVELARFLPPEPETGKKKLSSHARKRAAKRRLGAGSAPAGRRPLAGGRVGGGRAPEPEPAVVEEQESPQKEKHAIKAAKQTPRGQSGSSDGNSKWLAPAKAKKIPSKGNNVMLSSDGEVEEGSWEMEEDEDGSSEEMVDDYGASSSSEEEELLPIEKAALKQKSDRGGLSEDDSEEEEEEEEVAEEAVKGASRQKMGQKEEESPDLQLNLDIDEQFKLPTNEQIEREAAEPPDLHVIHQRIKGNMEVLQDFVVKREEGRTRKEYLALLRRDMAAYYSYSDFLLTKLMDIFPLPELINFLEANEVPRPVTIRTNTLKTRRRDLAQALINRGVNLDPLGKWSKTGLVIYDSSVPIGATPEYLAGHYMLQGASSLLPVMALAPQENERILDMCCAPGGKTTYIAQLMKNTGVILANDSNAERLRSVVGNLHRLGVTNAVVSNCDGRQFPKVLGGFDRVLLDAPCSGTGVISKDPAVKTNKDEKDILRCAHLQKELILSAIDSVNAASETGGYIVYCTCSIMVEENEWVVDYALKKRNVRLVATGLDFGKEGFTRFKDRRFHPSLKSTRRFYPHTHNMDGFFIAKFKKFSNAIPQAQKDEEPAVEAAAPSAVPDTVMEPQPKKKKLEGSKVDKNQKLPQPALKKRHSLQAQRRPLKAGRPSPKTMRPQVPTKKKHRVKPNRQ
- the NOP2 gene encoding 28S rRNA (cytosine(4447)-C(5))-methyltransferase isoform X2, which gives rise to MGRKLDPTRKEKRGPGRKARKQRGAEVELARFLPPEPETGKKKLSSHARKRAAKRRLGAGSAPAGRRPLAGGRVGGGRAPEPEPAVEEQESPQKEKHAIKAAKQTPRGQSGSSDGNSKWLAPAKAKKIPSKGNNVMLSSDGEVEEGSWEMEEDEDGSSEEMVDDYGASSSSEEEELLPIEKAALKQKSDRGGLSEDDSEEEEEEEEVAEEAVKGASRQKMGQKEEESPDLQLNLDIDEQFKLPTNEQIEREAAEPPDLHVIHQRIKGNMEVLQDFVVKREEGRTRKEYLALLRRDMAAYYSYSDFLLTKLMDIFPLPELINFLEANEVPRPVTIRTNTLKTRRRDLAQALINRGVNLDPLGKWSKTGLVIYDSSVPIGATPEYLAGHYMLQGASSLLPVMALAPQENERILDMCCAPGGKTTYIAQLMKNTGVILANDSNAERLRSVVGNLHRLGVTNAVVSNCDGRQFPKVLGGFDRVLLDAPCSGTGVISKDPAVKTNKDEKDILRCAHLQKELILSAIDSVNAASETGGYIVYCTCSIMVEENEWVVDYALKKRNVRLVATGLDFGKEGFTRFKDRRFHPSLKSTRRFYPHTHNMDGFFIAKFKKFSNAIPQAQKDEEPAVEAAAPSAVPDTVMEPQPKKKKLEGSKVDKNQKLPQPALKKRHSLQAQRRPLKAGRPSPKTMRPQVPTKKKHRVKPNRQ